In Thermofilaceae archaeon, a genomic segment contains:
- a CDS encoding ABC transporter permease, with protein MGALLALVVKDIKQLLRDPRSLMMVLFMPLAVMAMFVAGYGEERSEVPIVIVNLDRGTVSWQLIELLRSSGSFKIVAVAPTIEAGTELVRKGEAYAALVIPEDFSSSVLSGRSTRIVTILDAAYATISELVWQAAVVMVQSFMKTAAEMYGTFNIEVVRQTVYGPRVSSVDTFTSTIMGVLLHLVPMSLIAVSISRERERRTFEQLIMAPVSGWQIVVGKFIAYALVTITDMVATFGFAVYVLGVKVRGPISALIIVSLLLLSCSLSLGLLISAISRNQLQAYQAAIFFFIPSMLFSGFFMPVEMLSPAVRTASRVLPLYYFLRAFRNVQLRGWGLPDVAQDCAALLALTLAFLALAIRLLRLRVD; from the coding sequence ATGGGCGCCCTACTCGCCCTAGTAGTGAAGGACATCAAGCAGCTGCTGCGGGACCCGCGCTCGCTGATGATGGTCCTATTCATGCCCTTAGCCGTCATGGCGATGTTCGTCGCGGGTTACGGTGAGGAGAGGTCGGAGGTGCCTATTGTGATCGTGAACCTGGATCGGGGGACTGTCTCCTGGCAGCTCATCGAGCTGCTCCGCTCGAGCGGCTCCTTCAAGATCGTCGCCGTGGCTCCGACGATCGAGGCGGGTACAGAGCTGGTCCGTAAGGGTGAGGCCTACGCGGCCCTCGTGATCCCGGAGGACTTTAGCTCTAGCGTGCTGAGCGGGCGTAGCACGAGGATAGTCACTATACTTGATGCCGCTTACGCCACGATATCGGAGCTCGTCTGGCAGGCGGCCGTCGTCATGGTTCAATCATTCATGAAGACCGCAGCCGAGATGTACGGGACCTTCAACATCGAGGTTGTGCGGCAGACTGTGTACGGGCCGAGGGTCAGCTCGGTGGACACATTCACGTCGACCATAATGGGCGTCCTCCTGCACCTCGTACCGATGAGCCTCATCGCCGTCTCGATCAGCAGGGAGAGGGAGAGGAGGACCTTCGAGCAGCTGATCATGGCCCCCGTCTCAGGCTGGCAGATCGTCGTCGGGAAGTTCATCGCTTACGCGCTCGTGACAATAACCGACATGGTGGCTACCTTCGGCTTCGCGGTCTACGTGCTGGGGGTCAAGGTGCGGGGCCCCATATCCGCGCTCATCATCGTGTCGCTCCTGCTCCTCAGCTGCTCCCTCAGCCTCGGGCTCCTGATATCGGCGATCTCGAGGAACCAGCTGCAGGCCTACCAGGCAGCGATCTTCTTCTTCATCCCCTCAATGCTCTTCTCCGGCTTCTTCATGCCAGTCGAAATGCTCTCCCCTGCCGTCCGAACAGCGAGCAGAGTGCTCCCCCTCTACTACTTCCTCAGGGCCTTCAGGAACGTCCAGCTGCGCGGCTGGGGGCTACCGGACGTGGCTCAGGATTGCGCGGCCCTCCTAGCCCTGACGCTAGCCTTCCTCGCGCTGGCCATTAGGCTTCTCAGGCTGAGGGTGGACTAG
- a CDS encoding ABC transporter ATP-binding protein, whose amino-acid sequence MPLAIEAVNLTKVFGSFKAVDNITLKVEEGVIFGLLGPNGAGKSTTIRMILGLLKPTSGYIRVFGIDVEKDRASVLRITGYMPQHFSLYEDLTVEENMRLYASLFGLKGREAEERIAELLDEFMLREFKGRLAGKLSGGMKQRLALAVALIHRPKLLVVDEPTAGVDPPLRRYFWEKFRELKRSGVTILVTTHYMDEAENCDRIALMSRGRVAAEGSPLEIKRLAYGGDLIEFVVEGDPRPTLNGLTARVVEFEGDGAYSRLRLLVPDASEALIPITRTLEARGVRVVRAYPVPVSLEDAFIRLTASGGVG is encoded by the coding sequence ATGCCGCTAGCGATTGAAGCAGTGAACCTGACTAAAGTCTTCGGGAGCTTTAAGGCAGTGGACAACATCACACTGAAGGTAGAGGAGGGCGTCATCTTCGGGCTGCTGGGGCCGAACGGTGCGGGCAAGTCGACAACCATCAGGATGATCCTCGGCCTACTGAAGCCCACCTCCGGGTACATCAGGGTGTTCGGGATCGACGTGGAGAAGGATAGGGCGAGCGTGCTACGGATTACGGGTTACATGCCGCAGCACTTCAGCTTGTATGAGGATCTGACGGTGGAGGAGAACATGCGCCTCTACGCCTCGCTTTTCGGATTGAAGGGGAGGGAAGCCGAGGAGCGGATAGCGGAGCTACTGGACGAGTTCATGCTCCGCGAGTTCAAGGGAAGGCTCGCCGGAAAGTTGAGCGGAGGCATGAAGCAGCGCCTCGCTCTAGCCGTCGCGCTGATACACCGCCCGAAGCTCCTCGTCGTAGACGAACCTACAGCTGGCGTCGACCCCCCGCTCCGCAGGTACTTCTGGGAGAAGTTCAGGGAGCTTAAGAGGAGCGGTGTTACGATCCTCGTCACCACCCACTACATGGATGAGGCTGAGAACTGCGACCGCATAGCCCTTATGAGCAGAGGCCGGGTGGCTGCCGAAGGGTCTCCGCTCGAGATTAAGCGTCTCGCATACGGCGGAGACCTCATCGAGTTCGTGGTCGAAGGTGACCCTCGCCCCACGCTCAACGGGTTGACCGCGAGGGTGGTGGAGTTCGAAGGAGACGGGGCTTACAGCAGGCTTCGCCTGCTGGTTCCGGACGCGTCGGAAGCGCTGATCCCGATCACCCGCACGCTCGAGGCACGGGGAGTAAGGGTTGTTCGCGCCTACCCTGTCCCCGTGAGCCTCGAGGACGCCTTCATCCGGTTGACGGCTAGCGGAGGGGTGGGCTAG